CCACAGGCATCTAAAAGCACAACTAATACCAGACTAACTATGCTTTTCATATCATTTCAAAGTTTCAATTCGCTTTATTATATCGTAGCATGGAGTTGTCGCATATATTTAGCTCAAGCTGCTTATTTGTAAGTTTAACGATGGTCCAAGTATCACAAAGAGCACAATTTACCAATTCGCATCCAGTGGTTATTGGCGGAACACTTAATGTTATGGTTTCTCCTTCCACCTCAAATTCTGTAAAAGTGCAGCAAGCTTCAGAAGGTTTCCCATCCCATAAAATCTTCCCTTTTTCAGTAAATTCTAATTGAGGAAGTGCCACTAAGGTATTTATAGTAGTCCATTCTGTCCACTCTCCTGCTTCGTCCTTTGTTCTTATTTCATAAGTATTATCCCATTTCCCTATTAGTTCTTTGGGCTCAATATTTTTATTACAAGCTCCTAAAAGAACCATCAATAACAAACTAAGTACTGCTTTCATAAGTTTTCTTTTATACTTCATATAACTATGAAAGACTCTATTTGGTTGTATTTAGCCATAAAAAAAGCCAGCACTTTATCAGTACTGGCTTTCTTTCTTTAGACATTAAAACTAAATAAGCTCTGGTGCTTTAGTAAGTTCTATTTCTACATACTCAGGCTTGCTTTCCCATATAAAACGAAAAACTTTTTCTGCTGTATCAATTTCCTTATACCTAGCTTCTGAAATAAAATCAGAATGAGTAGCAAGACTATTTTTCATCATACCTGCAGCTCTATAAAACTCAGACTGCTCTGCTTTAGTAATATGTTGGAATTTACCTGCGTCGGTTTGATAAGTTCTTATAACCTCCATAATTTGAAAGTGCGGATTATCAACATGTTCAGCCGCATTTGATTGAAAAGTGATTCCTAAAAGAATGATGATAGATGCCAAAAGATTTTTCATAATAATAATTTGTTTTTTTTATTGAATTACTACTTTGACTAGGCTAGCAAACAAAGGTTTAACCCTGATAATAAGCATTCTACTAACCTTTGACAATTCTCTACCAATGACCTAAAATAGACGACGCTTCCGTTTCATAAAATTAGTTTAAGCACTTTTTGATACATCGATATAAGGTCCAATGAATTGAAATATGAGAATATAGAGCTTAAAAAGCTCTATATTCAGGCATTACTTAAATTTAAGAGAAGTGGCTACTTTTAGTTTATTCAAAATGCTCATTTCTTGACAAAAAAGACGCAATGGTAAATCATTAAATAACAACAAGGTAAGTCAAAGGATAAACAAAGAAAGTACTATACTAATAGATGAAAATTAATTTGGCTTTAGCAGCATTTTATAAGTCAAAATCGGCATACATTTGAACCGAAATTCAGAAATCAAAGTACCTTAAAACAAGAACCGAAAAAATAAAGCTGCGAAGCTTATCCGGTTAATAATATTATACTTCCATTTAATTAATAATGAGCAAACAAGAAATAGACAACATAGAATTAAAATACCTCACTATAGATGATTATGAGGAGCTAAAAGCTGCCATGATAACATCCTATAATTCTATGCCTGATGCATATTGGAAAAAGCATCACATCAAATCGCTTATCTCTAAGTTCCCTGAAGGGCAAGTGGTTATGAAAATAAATGGACAGCTAGCAGGTTGTGCTCTATCCATTATTGTAGATTATGAAATTGTTTCTGACAATCATACCTATAGAGAAATCACGAAGGACTATACTTTTGATTCTCATACCGATGATGGCGATATGCTTTATGGCATTGATGTTTTCATTAAACCTGAGTTTAGAGGTTTACGTCTCGGTCGTAGGCTTTATGATTATAGAAAAGAGCTTTGTGAAAAGTTAAACCTTAAAGGAATAGCCTTTGGTGGTAGAATACCAAACTATCACAAATATGCTACTGAACTTACTCCTCTCAAATACATTGAAAAGGTTAAGCGAAAAGAAATACACGATCCTGTTTTAAACTTTCAAATTTCAAACGACTTTCATGCTGCCAAAATCCTAAGAGGATATTTAGAAGGAGATGAAGCTTCAAACGAGTTTGCGGTACTTCTAGAGTGGGATAATATATACTATGAAAAGCCTTCAAGAAAGGCTACTACCAAAAAGAAGGTGGTACGTATAGGACTTATTCAATGGCAAATGAGGCCTTATAATGACCTTGATGAGTTACTGGAACAGGTAGAATACTTTGTGGATGCAGTATCTGGCTACAGAGCAGATTTTGCTTTATTCCCTGAGTTTTTCAATGCTCCGCTTATGGCAAAGAACAATCACATGTCTGAGCCAAATGCTATTAGA
This sequence is a window from Arcticibacterium luteifluviistationis. Protein-coding genes within it:
- a CDS encoding carbon-nitrogen hydrolase family protein, which gives rise to MSKQEIDNIELKYLTIDDYEELKAAMITSYNSMPDAYWKKHHIKSLISKFPEGQVVMKINGQLAGCALSIIVDYEIVSDNHTYREITKDYTFDSHTDDGDMLYGIDVFIKPEFRGLRLGRRLYDYRKELCEKLNLKGIAFGGRIPNYHKYATELTPLKYIEKVKRKEIHDPVLNFQISNDFHAAKILRGYLEGDEASNEFAVLLEWDNIYYEKPSRKATTKKKVVRIGLIQWQMRPYNDLDELLEQVEYFVDAVSGYRADFALFPEFFNAPLMAKNNHMSEPNAIRELAKYTDEIVKKFSELSISYNINIITGSMPEMKGEQLFNVGYLCRRDGTVERYEKIHVTPDEAKVWGMQGGSGLKAFDTDCGKIGVLICYDSEFPELSRLLADEGMDILFVPFLTDTQNGYSRVRYCSQARAIENECYVAIAGSVGNLPKVHNMDIQYAQSMVFTPCDFAFPANGIKAEATPNTEMIVLADVDIDMLRELNQFGAVRNLKDRRKDIYELKKV